A genomic segment from Candidatus Nezhaarchaeota archaeon encodes:
- a CDS encoding alpha/beta fold hydrolase has product MSLLKVLSVDFRSFDETKLRGYLFLPGEGKFPAVCLCHGIPIAPREPGDRGYAEVAERFSRRGIAALTFNFRGVGVSEGEFDLFAWPADLEAAIDYLYNHKSVDTSRLGVAGFSGGALVALYVASRDARVKALALCATPADTSRVTVERAEEVVDMARKSGSLRGIDRPGAALKLKRDFEALNPLSLISSISCPVLVLHGEADELIPPSQAEELYRRAKEPKRLRIIKGAAHKLRLYPEAMEELVKWFYELWCLSPPPLK; this is encoded by the coding sequence GTGTCCTTGTTGAAGGTGCTGAGCGTGGACTTTAGGAGCTTCGACGAGACCAAGCTTAGAGGCTACCTCTTCCTGCCGGGTGAAGGTAAGTTTCCAGCCGTCTGCTTATGCCACGGCATCCCTATTGCTCCGCGCGAGCCTGGCGATAGAGGCTACGCTGAGGTAGCTGAGAGGTTCTCTAGGAGGGGCATAGCGGCCCTCACCTTCAACTTTAGGGGGGTGGGGGTTAGCGAAGGAGAGTTCGACTTATTCGCCTGGCCGGCCGACCTTGAAGCAGCCATAGACTACCTTTATAACCATAAGTCGGTGGACACATCGAGGCTCGGCGTAGCTGGCTTTAGCGGCGGAGCTCTAGTGGCTCTATACGTGGCCTCTAGAGACGCTAGGGTGAAGGCGTTAGCCCTCTGCGCTACACCAGCTGATACTTCCAGGGTGACCGTAGAGCGGGCTGAGGAGGTAGTCGATATGGCTAGGAAGAGTGGTAGCCTTAGGGGTATTGATAGGCCGGGCGCGGCGCTAAAGCTTAAGAGGGACTTCGAGGCCCTCAACCCGCTAAGCCTAATATCCTCTATAAGCTGCCCCGTACTCGTCCTCCACGGGGAGGCCGATGAGCTAATCCCTCCCTCTCAAGCCGAAGAGCTGTACAGGAGGGCTAAGGAGCCTAAGAGGCTCAGGATTATTAAGGGGGCGGCCCATAAGCTGAGGCTCTACCCGGAGGCCATGGAGGAGCTAGTCAAGTGGTTCTACGAGCTCTGGTGCCTTAGCCCCCCGCCTCTTAAGTAG